The following coding sequences lie in one Spinacia oleracea cultivar Varoflay chromosome 1, BTI_SOV_V1, whole genome shotgun sequence genomic window:
- the LOC130466869 gene encoding uncharacterized protein isoform X3: MQISCLPDIEYLTFQKRNAISSTRGKSKTISPPQPIGVVVVVSTLKRGRLLLKFMEVNFLPGSLMDLSDSLTSDYLKCELIRGLLFLLSFINCTLWCLSYTYC, encoded by the exons ATGCAGATTTCATGCCTGCCTGACATTGAATATTTAACCTTTCAAAAGCGCAATGCAATATCATCTACAAGAG GGAAGTCAAAGACTATTTCTCCGCCACAACCTATAggagttgttgttgttgtgtctaCCTTGAAACGTGGTAG GCTGCTTCTCAAGTTCATGGAGGTCAATTTTCTGCCAGGTTCGTTGATGGATCTGTCAGACTCTTTGACATCAGATTACCTGAAATGTGAGCTGATTAGGGGTCTACTTTTTTTGTTGTcatttataaattgtactttaTGGTGTCTAAGTTATACGTACTGTTAA